In the genome of Pirellulales bacterium, one region contains:
- a CDS encoding YkgJ family cysteine cluster protein: MDDKPWYSDGLRFKCTQCGDCCTGAPGYVWVTNDEIAALAKRLEMTVKDFEHDYVRKVGVRKSLVEYDNGDCVFFDGEARRCTVYEDRPRQCRTWPFWESNVRTPATWKETCEACPGSGKGNLVPVEKIIEQLKVVRI, from the coding sequence ATGGACGACAAACCATGGTATAGCGATGGACTCCGTTTCAAATGCACCCAGTGTGGTGATTGCTGCACCGGGGCGCCCGGCTATGTTTGGGTGACCAACGACGAAATTGCGGCGTTGGCCAAGCGGCTGGAGATGACCGTCAAGGACTTCGAGCACGACTACGTCCGCAAGGTTGGCGTACGCAAGAGCCTGGTCGAATACGACAACGGCGATTGTGTGTTCTTCGACGGCGAAGCGCGGCGCTGCACGGTCTACGAAGACCGGCCCCGCCAATGCCGCACCTGGCCCTTCTGGGAATCGAACGTCCGCACCCCTGCCACCTGGAAGGAAACCTGCGAGGCCTGCCCCGGCAGCGGTAAAGGAAACCTGGTACCAGTCGAAAAGATCATCGAGCAGCTAAAGGTCGTGCGCATCTAG